A region from the Salvia splendens isolate huo1 chromosome 15, SspV2, whole genome shotgun sequence genome encodes:
- the LOC121766736 gene encoding protein LURP-one-related 3-like, producing the protein MAKVYPKRSMIEGCSDDEVYSSSKREIFTVWMKSLVINGNGCTVFNSKGDVVFRVDNYQTKSTTETLLMNLHGQVLFSIRRKKLVFFKGWEGRKWNNSKVDREGTLFKVNKKWKVFASEFVSCHADLRCNNVTSMLKILGFQRKLMFKIMDYEGRVLAEVIGKQTAGGVALGDDVLTLVVEPQVDQALVMALVITYAMLNKKL; encoded by the exons ATGGCTAAGGTATACCCGAAAAGATCGATGATTGAGGGTTGCTCCGATGATGAAGTGTACTCTTCGTCAAAGAGAGAGATCTTCACCGTTTGGATGAAATCCCTTGTGATCAATGGCAATGGCTGCACCGTCTTCAACTCCAAAGGCGATGTAGTGTTTCGTGTCGATAATTACCAAACAAAGTCTACCACGGAAACCCTACTCATGAACTTGCATGGCCAAGTGCTCTTCTCCATTAGAAGAAAG AAACTAGTGTTTTTCAAAGGGTGGGAAGGGCGAAAATGGAATAACTCAAAGGTTGATAGGGAGGGGACATTGTTCAAAGTGAACAAAAAGTGGAAAGTTTTTGCAAGTGAATTTGTTTCTTGCCATGCTGATTTGAGATGTAATAACGTTACATCAATGTTGAAAATTTTGGGATTTCAAAGGAAATTGATGTTTAAGATTATGGATTACGAGGGGCGAGTGTTGGCGGAG GTAATAGGAAAGCAAACAGCAGGTGGAGTTGCATTGGGCGATGATGTGCTAACTTTAGTTGTAGAACCGCAGGTAGATCAAGCCTTAGTTATGGCTCTAGTGATAACGTATGCTATGCTTAAcaaaaaattgtaa
- the LOC121767934 gene encoding protein LURP-one-related 4-like: MAKVHPNPSANTCSSSSEKETFTIWMKSLVCHGNGCTVFNSVGNVAFRVDNYQQRCSSKAFLMDSTGNILFSLNRKKLGFGSWEGFKWIDSVVRMEKPYIRVRRNGGILRKDNSCQVSVGCDESSYTITGFEGKSNLKITDFSGQILAEATRKQSAEGVVLGEDVLRLTVEARADQSLVMALVTLYGLICGKL; this comes from the exons ATGGCGAAAGTTCACCCGAATCCATCGGCAAACACTTGTTCATCTTCATCGGAGAAGGAGACGTTCACGATTTGGATGAAATCACTCGTCTGCCATGGAAATGGTTGCACCGTCTTCAATTCCGTCGGAAACGTCGCCTTCCGAGTCGATAATTATCAACAGAGATGCAGCAGCAAGGCCTTTCTCATGGACTCCACCGGCAATATCCTCTTCTCTTTAAACAGAAAG AAATTGGGGTTTGGAAGTTGGGAGGGATTCAAATGGATCGATTCAGTCGTGAGAATGGAGAAACCGTACATTCGAGTAAGGCGAAATGGCGGGATTTTGAGAAAGGATAATTCGTGCCAAGTTTCAGTGGGATGTGATGAAAGCAGTTACACAATCACAGGATTTGAAGGGAAATCAAATCTGAAGATCACAGACTTTTCCGGCCAGATTTTGGCTGAG gCAACACGAAAGCAATCAGCAGAAGGGGTTGTTTTGGGAGAAGATGTGTTGAGATTAACTGTGGAGGCGCGTGCAGATCAATCGCTTGTGATGGCACTTGTAACACTCTACGGCTTGATTTGTGGGAAACTGTGa